The nucleotide sequence AACAGCACTATAAATACATAACCTGCATAACAAAGAGAAAAGGAGAGAACAACAGAAAAGCAGAGACCGGCACGGCAACAACACACATACACACGGAGGCGCGCAACCGACACGGCAAGCAACAAACACATCGCACAGCAGAACACGTGAAGCACAACAGAACACACGCACAACCACAAGGCAGCCAGAATCCGAACCAAATCGGCTCGAACCTTCAAATCCATACAACAACCGAAACAGCCACCACAGAACAGGCCATCAAAATCCAAAGGGATCCGCTCGAACCGTACAAATTCATAGAAGAAAAGGTAGTATATCTTAACTTTTAGATCTAGGGTTCTTAAGCTATTATTTGTGAATTGTGGGTAAAAAATGAGAACTAGGGAGggaagtagaagagaaagagcgaaaaaataaaaaaaaaggagtttttttaactccggcgcggcggcgcagccgcgatggctcgccggccaccgcgccggaactcCTCCCGGCCACCCCATCTCCaaccggagaagaagaaagaagtagagagagaagagaggatttgagggacaagagagagaaagaaaaatgaaaaatgagagaaaaaaaccctacaacccttatatatccccaaacgggtcaacccatgacccatgacccgcgacccgGTTCGTTTCCTTAAGCCCAATTCCTTTTCTGCTTCctgcacacccctgtttactactgcaccccaccttgtggtttggaccattttttttttaattctttttcgtatttatttattttttcttagcattttaattttattgcagaccttagaatgtaaataggctttttatgtaatagtcatagattttatagttctaacttagggtagccgcgcttttattctttatgctccgttagcttatatatttattcaaaaatcacaaaaacatgcaaataaccaaaaaatcacaaaaaacatttttctataataaaccttgatcctaaatcaagtgatcgtctttttctcattttattttcttaatcaaatatcaatcaatttaatcatacttcgagttattttttttttttaataaaaaacacaaacaaattcttatttgccacttggcttttatttttaaaactttttttcaaaaaactaataaaaaacacaaaaccaatcaaacgttgttttctaccccgaactacgaggttttgatccttcacgggtacgtaggcagaggaccatgtcctttcaaacaataaaaaatgtagataaattaggtctcactttattttctttttcatcacattaattccttcctttcaaaagcaagcaagttataacacattaaattaaataaaaccaagaggttcccgtagagtactacggacgtaaagggtgctaataccttccctttatgtaactaacccccgaacccaaaatcttttcaaaatggggtagtttgaactttttccccttttccttaaaaattaaatgttcggtcgtgaaataaattagtgagtcaaaagctaatcaaatagccttgatctccaaaaaatgacgcgacaataAAGTTGAATATGTTCGTTTGCAATTGTTTGATGAAACTCCAATTACTTTTTTGAATGAATATCTTCACAAGATATTTCCTAATCTTGAAGCATTTCAAGTGCGTAATAGTTCCTTTGACGTATTGTTCCCAACTAAAGGAACCACTGATCATCTCAGTATGCAAATTTCAAAGCAAATAAGAAAATTATGGCTTTTTGAATTGGAAAAGCTCGAGCACATCTGGCAGGAAGACTTTCCACTGGATCATCCTCTGCTACAACATCTTGAATGCTTTTCTGTATGGAGTTGTCCgagtttaaaatatttgatacCATCTTCGACATCTTTCACAAATTTAACCTATTTGAAAGTGGACAGCTGCAAAGAGCTGATCTATTTGATAACATATTCAACAGCTAAAAGCCTAGTTCaactcaaaacattacaaataaTGAATTGTGAAAAGTTGTTGGATGTTGtgaagattgatgaagaaaAAGGAGAGGAGGACATCATATTTGAAAACTTGGAACACTTGGAACTTACATCTTTGTCAAGTTTGAGAAGCTTCTACTATGGGAAACAAGCATTCATATTcccatctttgtttttttttattgttaaaggaTGTCCTCAAATGAAGATCTTCTCATCTGCACTCACAGTAGCACCGTGCCTCACAGAAATTGATGTTGGAGAAGAAAATATGCGATGGAAAGGTGATCTTAACACAACTATTGAACAAATGTTCATAGAAAAGGTACACAATGtcattattatttatgaaaattgttCACTTTATAATTCAGTTAATTAAACAAGGCACACAATATTAGGGTAAAGATCCTCTAcatttataactttttccatttgttgcaatttggagagagatagacaaataaaaaataatgatggaGGGATCCACTCAGTGATAGCGCCTTTGAAATTAATTATGGATTTACTACAAAATTCGAAGTTCctgaaaagaaaatttaaataacttataaacatccattaattagttttttgttCAATCTACTTTATATGAAAGATCAGCACTATATCATAGTTTGAGATATCCCAATTCAATTATctaatttgctaaaaaataattatctttttttggtggtgtctggggttcgaaccctggaccttgcatatattatgcattgtccttaccaactgagttaagctcacggggataaaaaaaaaattatctaataAAAGGACTTTAGCtccttttctatttatttttaataaaaaaaaattctaatgaGACGTGGTAattggcaaaagttatggtgcataaggaaatccttatgcaccgtgcataaacacttcacaaccatcagatttaGTGTACACGTGTCATAATCTTAGGTTTCTCAAACTACACCAAATCAAACTTCATTTGCTTCAAacatttctctcactaaaaacaTAAAGACATAAAGCTTTCCCTCTCTCTACAATTCAGATGAGTCTTCATCTCTTCCGG is from Medicago truncatula cultivar Jemalong A17 chromosome 1, MtrunA17r5.0-ANR, whole genome shotgun sequence and encodes:
- the LOC112418145 gene encoding uncharacterized protein yields the protein MQISKQIRKLWLFELEKLEHIWQEDFPLDHPLLQHLECFSVWSCPSLKYLIPSSTSFTNLTYLKVDSCKELIYLITYSTAKSLVQLKTLQIMNCEKLLDVVKIDEEKGEEDIIFENLEHLELTSLSSLRSFYYGKQAFIFPSLFFFIVKGCPQMKIFSSALTVAPCLTEIDVGEENMRWKGDLNTTIEQMFIEKEVSHSN